A region of Piscinibacter gummiphilus DNA encodes the following proteins:
- a CDS encoding alkaline phosphatase D family protein: protein MTADLNRRHLLAAALAAGAAPSLVACANLGSPEPCFTLGVASGTPRPDSIVLWTRLSPEAHPARVVEVRWELATDESFRHVVRSGVDHAEADWGHSVHVQVGGLEPARWYWYRFTALGQVSPVGRTRTAPAAGSLDPVAFAIASCQRWDHGHYAAWRHLADESPDLVLFLGDYIYEYAPVPGGVRLHQGLTDTRTLAQYRARYAQYKGDPDLQRAHASAPWIVTWDDHEVQNDYAADQGPFFAPAFLERRARAYQAWWEHMPLPPSTRPTGPGLQVFDRCDWGALARFHVLDNRQYRDPQACPPPGRGGGNTVDVARCPDLARPERTYLGATQERWLGEGLARGGVRWNFIAQQTLVAPFTWRPDGNRVWTDGWSGYPGARARLLGQLARPGVENPVVLGGDTHTHYVCDLHQRGDPTAPVIATEFCGTSISSRGRSQAQLDAALPWNPHVHYGRRDERGYVAFRLAPGRLDARLRALSDGADPAATVRTAATFHVESGRAGAQRG, encoded by the coding sequence ATGACTGCCGACCTGAACCGCCGCCACCTGTTGGCCGCCGCCCTCGCCGCGGGCGCCGCGCCCAGCCTCGTCGCCTGCGCGAACCTCGGTTCGCCCGAGCCCTGCTTCACGCTCGGCGTGGCCTCGGGCACACCCCGGCCCGACAGCATCGTGCTGTGGACCCGCCTGTCCCCCGAAGCTCACCCCGCCCGGGTCGTCGAGGTGCGCTGGGAACTCGCCACCGACGAATCCTTCCGCCACGTCGTGCGGTCCGGCGTCGACCACGCCGAGGCGGACTGGGGCCACAGCGTGCACGTGCAGGTGGGTGGACTGGAACCCGCCCGCTGGTACTGGTACCGCTTCACGGCGCTGGGCCAGGTGTCGCCCGTCGGGCGCACGCGCACCGCGCCGGCCGCCGGCAGTCTCGACCCGGTCGCGTTCGCCATCGCGTCGTGCCAGCGCTGGGACCACGGCCACTACGCCGCGTGGCGCCACCTCGCCGACGAATCGCCCGACCTCGTGCTGTTCCTCGGCGACTACATCTACGAATACGCGCCGGTGCCCGGCGGCGTGCGTTTGCACCAGGGTCTCACCGACACCCGCACGCTCGCTCAGTACCGTGCCCGCTACGCGCAGTACAAGGGCGACCCCGACCTGCAGCGGGCCCACGCCAGCGCACCCTGGATCGTCACATGGGACGACCACGAAGTGCAGAACGACTACGCCGCCGACCAGGGCCCGTTCTTCGCGCCGGCCTTCCTCGAGCGCCGCGCACGGGCGTACCAGGCGTGGTGGGAGCACATGCCGCTGCCGCCGTCCACGCGCCCCACGGGTCCCGGCCTGCAGGTGTTCGACCGCTGCGACTGGGGCGCGCTCGCCCGCTTCCACGTGCTCGACAACCGGCAGTACCGCGACCCGCAGGCCTGCCCGCCGCCGGGACGGGGCGGCGGCAACACGGTCGACGTCGCCCGCTGCCCCGACCTGGCCCGTCCCGAACGCACCTACCTCGGCGCCACGCAGGAGCGCTGGCTCGGCGAGGGGCTCGCCCGCGGCGGCGTCCGCTGGAACTTCATCGCCCAGCAGACGCTCGTGGCCCCGTTCACATGGCGGCCCGACGGCAACCGCGTGTGGACCGACGGCTGGTCGGGCTACCCCGGCGCGCGGGCCCGGCTGCTCGGGCAACTCGCCCGGCCCGGGGTCGAGAACCCGGTGGTGCTGGGCGGCGACACCCACACCCACTACGTCTGCGACCTGCACCAGCGCGGCGACCCCACCGCCCCCGTGATCGCCACCGAGTTCTGCGGCACATCCATCAGCAGCCGCGGCCGCTCCCAGGCCCAACTCGACGCCGCACTGCCATGGAACCCGCACGTGCACTACGGCCGCCGCGACGAACGGGGCTACGTGGCCTTCCGGCTCGCGCCCGGACGGCTCGACGCCCGCCTGCGCGCCCTCAGCGACGGGGCCGATCCCGCGGCCACCGTGCGCACCGCGGCCACGTTCCACGTCGAATCGGGCCGGGCCGGCGCACAACGCGGTTAG
- a CDS encoding AEC family transporter yields the protein MSSILAVTFPFFALVLCGYLAAHRRYLPESAIPGLNGFVLFFALPCMLFRFGSSMPFAQLIDPWLAAIYAVCALVIVGGTIAATRHQVVLKDAAFGALVAAFPNTGFMGVPLLVAVLGQAAAGPVITTILVDLVLTSSLCIAVAESHAPHGPGPSPLARALRGAFSNPLPWAIGLGAAKAASGIVFPGPVDQVIKMLADAASPVALFTIGAVLWRAGQHTHTRTPVAHYLPVSLVKLFVHPLLVLGLGFGARAAGADVPLFGLTVLALAAALPSASNVSMLAERHGADNGRVARIIMASTVLSFLTFSGFASLTRPLLAQ from the coding sequence ATGTCCTCGATCCTCGCCGTCACCTTCCCGTTCTTCGCGCTGGTGCTCTGCGGCTACCTCGCCGCCCACCGCCGCTACCTGCCCGAGTCGGCCATCCCCGGCCTCAACGGCTTCGTGCTCTTCTTCGCGCTGCCGTGCATGCTGTTCCGCTTCGGCTCCAGCATGCCGTTCGCGCAGCTGATCGACCCGTGGCTGGCGGCGATCTACGCGGTGTGCGCCCTCGTGATCGTGGGCGGCACCATCGCGGCCACGCGCCACCAGGTGGTGTTGAAGGACGCCGCGTTCGGCGCGCTGGTGGCTGCGTTCCCCAACACCGGCTTCATGGGCGTGCCGCTGCTCGTCGCGGTGCTCGGCCAGGCCGCCGCCGGGCCCGTCATCACCACCATCCTGGTCGACCTCGTGCTCACCAGCTCGCTGTGCATCGCCGTGGCCGAGTCGCACGCGCCCCACGGCCCGGGACCGTCGCCGCTCGCCCGGGCGCTGCGCGGTGCGTTCAGCAACCCGCTGCCCTGGGCCATCGGGCTCGGTGCGGCGAAGGCCGCGAGCGGCATCGTGTTCCCCGGCCCGGTCGACCAGGTGATCAAGATGCTGGCCGACGCGGCCTCGCCGGTGGCCCTCTTCACCATCGGCGCGGTGCTGTGGCGCGCGGGGCAGCACACCCACACGCGCACGCCGGTCGCGCACTACCTGCCCGTGTCGCTCGTGAAGCTGTTCGTGCACCCGCTGCTCGTGCTGGGCCTCGGTTTCGGCGCCCGCGCCGCCGGGGCCGACGTGCCGCTGTTCGGGCTCACCGTGCTGGCCCTCGCGGCGGCGCTGCCCAGCGCCAGCAACGTGTCGATGCTGGCCGAGCGGCACGGCGCCGACAACGGACGCGTGGCCCGCATCATCATGGCGAGCACCGTGCTGTCGTTCCTGACCTTCTCCGGGTTCGCCTCGCTGACCCGCCCGCTGCTGGCTCAGTAG
- the sppA gene encoding signal peptide peptidase SppA, whose amino-acid sequence MPYPRLAATGRFFGRLWSVLDGTRRLVFNLLFLVLLVVLVVSMVRGGAAPMAERTTLVLNLRGKLVEQRSTRPRDAALAQFGAGRADADTQLRDVRTVLDAAAADPKVHNALLVLDEFEGGGLPALREAAAAIQRFRASGKKVTAWGGGYDQRQYYLAAQADEVFLHPMGTLLIQGFGGYRNYYREALDRVGVTVSLLRVGEFKDAGEAFIADGPSPESQAASRAVYDGLWATYTQDVEKARKLPAGTIGALIDDLPQRLAAAGGDAAKTALDAKLVDKLMTLDQVRDLMVERGAKSEDGKSFRQVAFAPYLARQVPKFTGDAIGVVVAEGAIVDGAAPAGAVGGLSTADLIRQARLDDKVKAVVLRVNSPGGSPYGSELIRRELELTKAAGKPVVISMGDVAASGGYWISMAADEVVADTATITGSIGVFALLPRADKALEKLGVHTDGVRTTWLVGAGDPRKPLDPRFAELLQSSIGHVYQQFTTLAAGARKTTPEKIDAVAQGRVWTGSQALERGLVDTIGGFDVALKSAAKRAKLEGDPRITYIEPERSRLDRVLSLVGGATATVVGEQLDARLPWVQPPAVAQQARDEMAWLVQLADGRNPFASLAHCLCTAY is encoded by the coding sequence ATGCCCTACCCCCGCCTCGCCGCCACCGGCCGGTTCTTCGGCCGCCTCTGGTCCGTTCTCGACGGTACCCGGCGCCTGGTGTTCAACCTGCTGTTCCTCGTGCTGCTGGTCGTGCTGGTCGTGTCGATGGTGCGCGGCGGCGCGGCACCCATGGCCGAACGGACGACGCTCGTGCTGAACCTTCGGGGGAAGCTCGTCGAGCAGCGGTCCACGCGCCCGCGGGACGCGGCGCTCGCGCAGTTCGGCGCCGGCCGGGCCGATGCCGACACGCAGCTGCGCGACGTGCGCACCGTGCTCGACGCCGCCGCGGCCGACCCGAAGGTGCACAACGCGCTGCTGGTGCTGGACGAGTTCGAGGGCGGCGGCCTGCCCGCGCTGCGCGAGGCAGCGGCCGCGATCCAGCGCTTCCGCGCCAGCGGCAAGAAGGTGACGGCGTGGGGCGGCGGCTACGACCAGCGCCAGTACTACCTCGCCGCGCAGGCCGACGAGGTGTTTTTGCACCCGATGGGCACGCTGCTGATCCAGGGCTTCGGCGGCTACCGCAATTACTACCGCGAGGCGCTCGACCGGGTCGGCGTGACGGTCAGCCTGCTGCGCGTGGGCGAGTTCAAGGACGCGGGCGAGGCCTTCATCGCCGACGGTCCGTCGCCCGAGTCCCAGGCCGCCAGCCGCGCGGTGTACGACGGCCTGTGGGCCACCTACACCCAGGACGTCGAGAAGGCCCGCAAGCTGCCGGCCGGCACCATCGGTGCGCTGATCGACGACCTGCCGCAGCGCCTCGCCGCGGCCGGGGGCGACGCCGCGAAGACGGCGCTCGACGCGAAGCTCGTCGACAAGCTGATGACCCTCGACCAGGTGCGCGACCTGATGGTCGAGCGTGGCGCGAAGTCCGAGGACGGCAAGTCGTTCCGCCAGGTCGCGTTCGCGCCCTACCTCGCGCGCCAGGTGCCGAAGTTCACCGGCGACGCCATCGGCGTGGTGGTGGCCGAGGGCGCCATCGTCGACGGTGCGGCGCCGGCCGGCGCGGTGGGCGGGCTCTCCACCGCGGACCTGATCCGCCAGGCGCGGCTCGACGACAAGGTCAAGGCCGTGGTGCTGCGCGTGAACTCCCCGGGGGGCAGCCCGTACGGCTCGGAACTGATCCGCCGCGAGCTGGAGTTGACGAAGGCCGCCGGCAAGCCGGTGGTGATCTCGATGGGCGACGTGGCCGCGTCCGGGGGCTACTGGATCTCGATGGCGGCCGACGAGGTGGTGGCCGACACGGCGACCATCACGGGCTCGATCGGGGTGTTCGCGCTGCTGCCGCGCGCCGACAAGGCGCTCGAGAAACTCGGCGTGCACACCGACGGCGTGCGCACCACGTGGCTGGTGGGCGCCGGCGACCCGCGCAAGCCGCTCGACCCGCGCTTCGCCGAGCTGCTGCAATCGAGCATCGGCCATGTGTACCAGCAGTTCACCACCCTCGCCGCGGGCGCCCGCAAGACCACGCCCGAGAAGATCGACGCCGTGGCGCAGGGCCGGGTGTGGACCGGTTCGCAGGCGCTGGAACGCGGCCTGGTCGACACGATCGGCGGGTTCGACGTGGCGCTGAAGTCGGCGGCGAAACGCGCGAAGCTCGAAGGCGATCCGCGCATCACCTACATCGAACCGGAACGCAGCCGGCTCGACCGCGTGCTGAGCCTGGTGGGTGGTGCGACCGCCACCGTGGTGGGTGAACAGCTCGACGCGCGGCTGCCGTGGGTGCAGCCGCCGGCGGTGGCGCAGCAGGCGCGAGACGAGATGGCGTGGCTGGTGCAGCTGGCGGACGGGCGCAACCCGTTCGCGTCGCTGGCCCACTGCCTCTGCACCGCCTACTGA
- a CDS encoding catalase, translated as MTDTTRLTTASGIPVADNQNSVTAGPRGAVLLQDFHLIEKLQHFNRERIPERVVHAKGSGAYGTFTVTHDITKYTKAKLFGAVGKTTETFLRFSTVGGEKGSADTERDPRGFALRFYTEEGNWDLVGNNTPTFFLKDGIKFPDFIHTQKRDPQTNLKSPTAVWDFWSRTPESLHQVTILFSDRGTPDGYRHMDGFGSHTFSLINAAGERVWCKWHLKTRQGIRNLDAAEAQRLAGTDPDYAQRDLFNAIANGDFPQWDVYVQVMREDQVAAWEARTGWSAFDLTKVWPHADFPRIPVGVLELNRNPDNYHAEVEQAALSPSHIVPGLGFSPDKMLQSRLFGYHDAQLYRVGTNHQQLPVNRPRCPVHHQQRDGYMAVDNGGAARNYDPVQAGGSNPSGLGHGEPGWVLEGVAGRYDDRATADDFTQAGNLFRLMTPDAKDRLVTNIANAMQSVPDEIRQRQLAHFTKADPAYGQGVAAKLATLIQR; from the coding sequence ATGACCGACACCACCCGCCTGACCACCGCCTCCGGCATCCCCGTCGCGGACAACCAGAACTCCGTCACCGCCGGCCCGCGCGGTGCCGTGCTGCTGCAGGACTTCCACCTGATCGAGAAGCTCCAGCACTTCAACCGCGAGCGCATCCCCGAGCGGGTCGTGCACGCGAAGGGCTCCGGCGCCTACGGCACCTTCACGGTCACGCACGACATCACGAAGTACACGAAGGCCAAGCTGTTCGGCGCGGTGGGCAAGACCACCGAGACCTTCCTGCGCTTCTCCACCGTGGGCGGCGAGAAGGGCTCGGCCGACACCGAACGCGACCCGCGCGGCTTCGCGCTGCGTTTCTACACGGAAGAGGGCAACTGGGACCTCGTCGGCAACAACACGCCCACCTTCTTCCTGAAGGACGGCATCAAGTTCCCCGACTTCATCCACACCCAGAAGCGCGACCCGCAGACGAACCTCAAGTCGCCCACGGCCGTGTGGGACTTCTGGAGCCGCACGCCCGAGTCGCTGCACCAGGTCACCATCCTGTTCTCGGACCGCGGCACGCCCGACGGCTACCGCCACATGGACGGCTTCGGCAGCCACACCTTCAGCCTGATCAACGCCGCCGGTGAGCGCGTGTGGTGCAAGTGGCACCTGAAGACGCGCCAGGGCATCCGCAACCTCGACGCCGCCGAGGCGCAGCGCCTGGCCGGCACCGACCCCGACTACGCCCAGCGCGACCTCTTCAACGCCATCGCGAACGGCGACTTCCCGCAGTGGGACGTCTACGTGCAGGTGATGCGCGAGGACCAGGTGGCCGCCTGGGAAGCCCGCACCGGCTGGAGCGCGTTCGACCTGACGAAGGTGTGGCCGCACGCCGACTTCCCGCGCATCCCCGTGGGCGTGCTGGAACTCAACCGCAACCCCGACAACTACCACGCCGAGGTGGAGCAGGCCGCGCTGTCGCCGTCCCACATCGTGCCGGGCCTCGGCTTCAGCCCCGACAAGATGCTGCAGAGCCGCCTGTTCGGCTACCACGACGCGCAGCTCTACCGCGTGGGCACGAACCACCAGCAGCTGCCGGTGAACCGGCCGCGCTGCCCCGTGCACCACCAGCAGCGCGACGGCTACATGGCCGTGGACAACGGCGGCGCCGCCCGCAACTACGACCCGGTGCAGGCCGGCGGCTCGAACCCCTCGGGCCTCGGCCACGGCGAACCGGGATGGGTGCTGGAGGGCGTGGCCGGCCGGTACGACGACCGGGCCACTGCCGACGACTTCACCCAGGCCGGCAACCTGTTCCGCCTGATGACGCCCGACGCGAAGGACCGCCTCGTCACCAACATCGCGAACGCGATGCAGAGCGTGCCCGACGAGATCCGCCAGCGGCAGCTCGCCCACTTCACGAAGGCCGATCCGGCCTACGGTCAGGGGGTGGCGGCGAAGCTCGCCACGCTGATCCAGCGCTGA
- the katG gene encoding catalase/peroxidase HPI has product MNAESKCPVAHTPARARTNVQWWPDALNLALLHQHSTLADPMVEDFDYRKEFLTLDLKAVTADLHALMTDSQDWWPADYGHYGPLFIRMAWHAAGTYRIFDGRGGARSGEQRFAPLNSWPDNGNLDKARRLLWPIKQKYGRKLSWADLMILTGNVALESMGFKTFGFGGGREDIWEPPAIDWGPESTWLGDERYSGERELANPLAAVQMGLIYVNPEGPNGNPDPAGSGRDVRETFARMAMNDEETVALTAGGHTFGKCHGAGDASLVGKEPEGANVEELGLGWKSTFESGIGAHAITSGLEGAWTPNPIQWDNGYFETLFGHEWELTKSPAGANQWKPKGTTGDGKVPDAHIPGKRHAPMMTTADMAMRVDPAYEKISRRYMADPALFADAFARAWFKLTHRDMGPKSRYLGALVPKEDLIWQDPIPAVDHPLVDAADVAALKAKLLATGIAPRQLIKTAWASATTFRGTDMRGGANGARLRLAPQKDWDANEPAELAKVLAALATVQQDFAKSAKGGRKVSLADLIVLGGCAAVEAAAKQAGFAVTVPFTPGRMDATAAQTDANSFDVLEPAADGFRNYTRKGSALSAATALVDRAALLTLTAPEMTALVGGLRVLDANTGHTPHGVFTKRPGQLTPDFFVNLLDMRTAWQPSSTQAGVFEGRDRKTGEARWTATLADLVFGSNAQLRALSEVYASSDGAKAFVDDFVAAWDKVMNLDRFDVPGHKVG; this is encoded by the coding sequence ATGAACGCCGAATCGAAGTGTCCCGTCGCGCACACGCCCGCACGAGCCCGCACCAACGTCCAGTGGTGGCCCGACGCGCTGAACCTGGCCCTGCTGCACCAGCATTCCACGCTGGCCGACCCGATGGTCGAGGACTTCGACTACCGCAAGGAGTTCCTGACCCTCGACCTGAAGGCGGTGACCGCCGACCTGCATGCGCTGATGACCGACTCGCAGGACTGGTGGCCCGCCGACTACGGACACTACGGACCGCTGTTCATCCGCATGGCCTGGCACGCCGCCGGCACCTACCGCATCTTCGACGGCCGGGGCGGCGCCCGCTCCGGCGAACAGCGCTTCGCGCCCCTCAACAGCTGGCCCGACAACGGCAACCTCGACAAGGCGCGCCGGCTGCTGTGGCCCATCAAGCAGAAGTACGGCCGCAAGCTCTCGTGGGCCGACCTGATGATCCTGACCGGCAACGTCGCGCTCGAGTCGATGGGCTTCAAGACCTTCGGCTTCGGCGGCGGCCGCGAGGACATCTGGGAACCGCCCGCGATCGACTGGGGCCCCGAATCCACGTGGCTCGGCGACGAACGCTACAGCGGTGAGCGCGAACTCGCGAACCCGCTCGCGGCCGTGCAGATGGGCCTCATCTACGTGAACCCGGAAGGCCCGAACGGCAACCCCGATCCCGCCGGCTCCGGCCGCGACGTGCGCGAGACCTTCGCGCGCATGGCGATGAACGACGAGGAGACGGTGGCGCTCACCGCCGGCGGCCACACCTTCGGCAAGTGCCACGGCGCGGGCGACGCGAGCCTCGTGGGCAAGGAGCCCGAAGGGGCGAACGTCGAGGAACTGGGGCTCGGGTGGAAGAGCACCTTCGAGAGCGGCATCGGCGCCCACGCGATCACCAGCGGCCTGGAAGGCGCGTGGACCCCGAACCCGATCCAGTGGGACAACGGCTACTTCGAGACCCTGTTCGGCCACGAATGGGAGCTGACGAAGAGCCCCGCCGGCGCGAACCAGTGGAAGCCGAAGGGCACCACCGGCGACGGCAAGGTGCCCGACGCGCACATCCCCGGCAAGCGCCACGCCCCGATGATGACCACCGCCGACATGGCGATGCGCGTCGACCCCGCCTACGAGAAGATCTCACGCCGCTACATGGCCGACCCGGCCCTGTTCGCCGACGCCTTCGCCCGCGCGTGGTTCAAGCTCACCCACCGCGACATGGGCCCGAAGAGTCGCTACCTCGGCGCACTCGTCCCGAAGGAAGACCTGATCTGGCAGGACCCGATCCCCGCGGTGGATCACCCGCTGGTCGACGCGGCCGACGTGGCCGCGCTGAAGGCGAAGCTGCTGGCCACGGGCATCGCCCCGCGGCAGCTGATCAAGACGGCGTGGGCCTCGGCCACCACGTTCCGCGGCACCGACATGCGCGGCGGCGCGAACGGGGCGCGCCTGCGCCTCGCACCGCAGAAGGACTGGGACGCCAACGAACCCGCGGAACTCGCGAAGGTGCTGGCGGCGCTGGCCACGGTGCAGCAGGACTTCGCCAAGTCGGCGAAGGGCGGCAGGAAGGTGTCCCTCGCCGACCTGATCGTGCTGGGCGGCTGCGCGGCCGTGGAGGCCGCCGCGAAGCAGGCGGGGTTCGCCGTCACCGTGCCGTTCACGCCGGGCCGCATGGACGCCACGGCGGCGCAGACCGATGCCAACTCGTTCGATGTGCTCGAACCCGCGGCCGACGGCTTCCGCAACTACACGCGCAAGGGCAGTGCGCTCTCCGCGGCCACCGCCCTGGTCGACCGCGCCGCGCTGCTGACGCTGACGGCGCCGGAGATGACCGCCCTCGTCGGCGGCCTGCGCGTGCTCGACGCCAACACGGGCCACACGCCCCACGGCGTCTTCACGAAGCGCCCCGGTCAGCTGACCCCGGACTTCTTCGTCAACCTGCTCGACATGCGCACCGCCTGGCAGCCGTCCTCGACGCAGGCGGGGGTCTTCGAAGGGCGCGACCGCAAGACGGGCGAAGCCCGCTGGACGGCCACCCTGGCCGACCTCGTCTTCGGCTCGAACGCGCAGCTGCGCGCACTGTCGGAGGTCTACGCGTCGAGCGACGGCGCGAAGGCCTTCGTCGACGACTTCGTGGCGGCGTGGGACAAGGTGATGAACCTGGACCGGTTCGACGTGCCGGGGCACAAGGTGGGTTGA
- a CDS encoding diguanylate cyclase domain-containing protein gives MLKHYKRRSLKAKLAFWSAAAMVVVVIAVTSFTLWMLRSDMTRNAADVQTTLSDSIARELDARVADRRQALQQAASVIDPELIARPDLLREHFASRPVVLGLFDTLIVIDREGRITFDTPEFAGRVGRSVADRAYFKEVMATGRLVVSEPLAGRATAEPNIVFAAPIRTASGETVGALGGILYLTRPNFLTELSNVKVGKTGYVSVIVKGETPMIMMHGHRDRVMTPVPPPDRSPLVYRALAGEEGTFEGVNSVGLEALFSFRLLKNVPWLLTTAYPLAEAREQLRDSERQVIALGLGLMVLAGIGIWVLVERLLAPIDHLRAAMVQSLDRSEPVVVDLRDETREVYEVVQAYNTLMAHTHEARAAVQHSEQRLRTIADNLPVLISYVDADERMQFANETYRAWSDVDPVAAIGRRIRDVVSPELYEQRREALRTALSGQRVEFDLVSTTRGTRRHLHTVYVPDVREDGRVDGLYALSTDVTALKEVEAKLNEQARVDPLTGLPNRRAFDERLQSSVARHRRTRQRLALLFLDVDHFKEINDSRGHGTGDEVLCEFARRLLTCVRQTDTVARLAGDEFVIVLEGLKDVEEAVAIAEKIGLLMRLPFHVGDEIRRVTTSIGVAYVDDPRIQAVDIMAKADGALYRAKRNGRNTFAVTTF, from the coding sequence CGCGAACTCGACGCCCGCGTCGCCGACCGGCGCCAGGCGCTGCAGCAGGCCGCCTCGGTGATCGACCCGGAACTGATCGCCCGCCCCGACCTGCTGCGCGAGCATTTCGCCTCGCGCCCGGTGGTGCTGGGCCTGTTCGACACGCTGATCGTGATCGACCGCGAGGGCCGCATCACGTTCGACACGCCCGAGTTCGCCGGCCGCGTGGGCCGCTCGGTGGCCGACCGCGCCTATTTCAAGGAGGTGATGGCGACGGGCCGCCTCGTGGTGTCCGAACCGCTGGCGGGCCGCGCGACGGCCGAGCCCAACATCGTGTTCGCGGCGCCCATCCGCACGGCCTCCGGCGAGACCGTGGGTGCGCTCGGCGGCATCCTCTACCTCACGCGGCCCAACTTCCTCACCGAACTGTCGAACGTGAAGGTGGGCAAGACCGGGTACGTGTCGGTGATCGTCAAGGGCGAGACACCGATGATCATGATGCACGGCCACCGCGACCGCGTCATGACCCCGGTGCCGCCACCGGACCGCAGCCCGCTCGTGTACCGCGCGCTCGCCGGCGAGGAGGGCACCTTCGAGGGCGTGAACTCGGTCGGGCTCGAGGCCCTCTTCAGCTTCCGCCTGCTCAAGAACGTGCCGTGGCTCTTGACCACGGCCTACCCGCTCGCCGAGGCCCGCGAACAGCTTCGCGACTCCGAGCGGCAGGTGATCGCCCTCGGCCTCGGGCTGATGGTGCTGGCCGGCATCGGCATCTGGGTGCTGGTGGAGCGCCTGCTCGCACCCATCGACCACCTGCGCGCGGCGATGGTGCAATCGCTCGACCGTTCCGAGCCGGTGGTCGTGGACCTGCGCGACGAGACGCGCGAGGTCTACGAGGTGGTCCAGGCCTACAACACACTGATGGCCCACACGCACGAGGCCCGCGCGGCGGTGCAGCACAGCGAGCAGCGCCTGCGCACCATCGCCGACAACCTGCCGGTGCTGATCTCGTACGTGGATGCCGACGAGCGCATGCAGTTCGCCAACGAGACCTACCGCGCGTGGTCCGACGTGGACCCGGTGGCCGCCATCGGCCGCCGCATCCGCGACGTCGTGAGCCCCGAGCTGTACGAGCAACGCCGCGAGGCGCTGCGAACCGCGCTGTCGGGCCAGCGCGTGGAGTTCGACCTGGTGTCGACGACCCGGGGCACCCGGCGCCACCTGCACACGGTGTACGTGCCCGACGTGCGCGAGGACGGCCGCGTGGACGGCCTCTACGCGCTCAGCACCGACGTCACCGCGCTGAAGGAGGTGGAGGCGAAGCTGAACGAGCAGGCCCGCGTGGACCCGCTCACCGGCCTGCCCAACCGCCGTGCGTTCGACGAGCGGCTGCAGTCGAGCGTGGCCCGCCACCGCCGCACGCGGCAGCGCCTCGCGCTGCTGTTCCTCGACGTGGACCACTTCAAGGAGATCAACGACAGCCGCGGCCACGGCACGGGCGACGAGGTGCTGTGCGAGTTCGCGCGGCGGCTGCTGACGTGCGTGCGACAGACCGACACCGTGGCGCGGCTGGCCGGCGACGAGTTCGTCATCGTCCTCGAGGGCCTGAAGGACGTCGAGGAGGCCGTGGCCATCGCCGAGAAGATCGGCCTGCTGATGCGTCTGCCGTTCCACGTCGGCGACGAGATCCGCCGCGTCACGACGAGCATCGGCGTCGCCTACGTCGACGACCCGCGCATCCAGGCCGTCGACATCATGGCGAAGGCGGACGGGGCGCTCTACCGGGCCAAGCGGAACGGGCGGAACACGTTCGCGGTGACCACGTTCTAG